A section of the Acidobacterium capsulatum ATCC 51196 genome encodes:
- a CDS encoding helix-turn-helix domain-containing protein, producing the protein MHHASYRPLGTLTHWVACFWFWEGAPQPHGQEQLMPNGEASIVFNLREEPIRLYDSENRARFESYGAAVFSGPRTRPFVIDSSQQERVFGIQFRPGGSWPFFAPPLSEFANLSISLNDLWQGGAGELREQLLAAREPATMFAVAEQCLLRAMRRDEGMHPAVGYALQRLAWDSSTLLEVSKAIGLSQRRFSDLFRHQVGLSPKAFHRLSRFQRVLAQVHGQTAVNWTAVAHECGYYDQPHFNHDFREFSGFSPGDYLSRATEHRNHVPLD; encoded by the coding sequence ATGCACCATGCCAGCTACAGACCGCTCGGAACGCTTACCCACTGGGTCGCCTGCTTCTGGTTTTGGGAGGGCGCACCGCAGCCCCATGGGCAGGAACAACTGATGCCGAACGGCGAGGCCAGCATTGTTTTCAATCTGCGCGAAGAGCCAATCCGGTTATATGACTCTGAGAATCGGGCGCGGTTTGAGAGCTATGGAGCAGCGGTCTTCAGCGGACCGCGCACGCGGCCCTTTGTCATTGACTCTTCGCAGCAGGAACGGGTCTTCGGGATTCAGTTTCGGCCAGGCGGAAGCTGGCCATTTTTCGCGCCTCCATTGAGCGAGTTTGCCAATCTGAGTATTTCGCTGAACGATCTCTGGCAGGGCGGAGCCGGAGAGCTGCGCGAGCAGTTGCTGGCTGCCCGGGAACCGGCAACCATGTTTGCTGTTGCGGAGCAGTGCCTTCTTCGGGCTATGCGGCGGGATGAGGGGATGCATCCGGCAGTAGGCTATGCCTTGCAGCGTCTAGCCTGGGATTCCTCGACACTGCTTGAGGTATCAAAAGCTATCGGATTGAGCCAGCGAAGGTTTTCAGATCTGTTCCGTCATCAGGTGGGGCTTTCGCCCAAGGCCTTTCACCGGCTGAGCCGCTTTCAGCGGGTGCTCGCGCAGGTGCATGGGCAAACTGCGGTGAACTGGACAGCGGTGGCACATGAATGCGGCTATTATGATCAGCCGCATTTTAATCACGACTTTCGCGAGTTCTCAGGCTTTTCCCCGGGCGATTATCTTTCTCGCGCTACAGAACACAGAAATCACGTCCCGCTCGATTGA
- a CDS encoding TrbI/VirB10 family protein: MNFVRLSATLLVCGSLCATAARAQQSTPGSQQQPAQNSQNSQDQYTGVSNPPDTPIVTNEPMTEPDSQQDEQPLPTYTGSSAKPSPAVPAQPTLVPRPSAQSSTVPASAPSTQSYTAPVSNGNVTGNAGSNSANASSNPDRWDNTDFGIVTKIQQPLAPGNAQNAAAQNSASLTDRQNPDYGIVSVIPFTPNALNAGTNIPVRLLQPISTDSTFRGTPFRATVTANVYRGGQVIIPAGSELRGMVTSAHPGHRLRGRAELRLTPQLVLLPDGTAYHLDAQVVYSAAPHTQTSNEGVIRPSMHLAKDATEYGVGAGAGAIVGAHFGPGGALVGTMVGAGAVTAHLLMQPPSAVTLPRNTQLVFSLMQPMALTPTRN, translated from the coding sequence ATGAACTTCGTTCGACTCAGCGCAACGCTACTGGTCTGCGGCAGCCTTTGCGCGACCGCCGCGCGGGCCCAGCAGAGCACGCCGGGCTCTCAGCAGCAGCCGGCGCAGAATAGTCAGAATTCGCAGGATCAGTACACCGGCGTCTCGAATCCGCCGGATACCCCGATTGTGACGAACGAGCCGATGACGGAGCCGGACAGCCAGCAGGATGAGCAGCCGCTGCCGACCTATACCGGATCGTCCGCCAAGCCTTCCCCTGCCGTGCCCGCGCAACCGACGCTGGTCCCCCGGCCCTCGGCACAGAGCAGCACAGTCCCTGCGAGCGCTCCCTCGACGCAGAGCTACACCGCGCCCGTTTCAAACGGAAACGTGACCGGCAACGCGGGGAGCAATTCCGCGAATGCGAGCAGCAATCCTGACCGCTGGGACAATACGGATTTCGGCATCGTCACAAAGATTCAGCAGCCGCTCGCCCCGGGTAATGCGCAAAATGCGGCCGCGCAGAACAGTGCCAGCCTGACGGACCGCCAGAACCCGGACTACGGCATTGTGAGCGTGATTCCCTTCACGCCGAATGCTCTCAATGCCGGAACGAATATTCCCGTTCGGCTGCTGCAACCGATCTCAACCGATTCGACGTTCCGGGGCACCCCTTTCCGTGCCACCGTGACCGCAAATGTGTATCGGGGCGGGCAGGTGATCATTCCGGCCGGTTCTGAATTGCGCGGCATGGTCACAAGCGCGCATCCGGGCCATCGCCTGCGGGGACGGGCGGAGTTGAGGCTGACGCCGCAACTGGTATTGCTGCCGGATGGCACGGCCTATCACCTCGACGCCCAGGTGGTGTATAGCGCGGCGCCTCATACGCAGACGTCCAACGAGGGCGTAATTCGTCCGAGCATGCATCTGGCGAAGGACGCGACGGAATACGGCGTGGGCGCGGGAGCCGGCGCCATTGTGGGAGCGCATTTCGGCCCCGGTGGCGCGCTGGTGGGCACCATGGTGGGAGCCGGTGCGGTGACGGCTCACCTGCTGATGCAGCCGCCCAGCGCGGTAACCCTGCCGCGCAACACTCAACTGGTTTTCAGCCTGATGCAGCCGATGGCGCTGACACCGACACGCAACTAG
- the eno gene encoding phosphopyruvate hydratase yields the protein MTEIAAIHAREILDSRGNPTVEADVLLADGTLGRAAVPSGASTGEHEAVELRDGDKSHYLGKGVLKAVDNIESVIAPELEGMDAANQRLLDATMIALDGTPNKGRLGANAILAVSMAAARASANSLKIPLYRYLGGANASILPTPMMNILNGGAHADNNVDFQEFMVMPVGAERFSEALRWGAEIFHTLKGVLKKKGYNTAVGDEGGFAPSLSSNTEAIEVILEAIELAGYKAGEDVAIALDPAASEFYDKEKGKYIFKKSDKSEKTSEEMAQYWESWTRQYPIISIEDGFAEDDWQGWRYFTELVGSRIQLVGDDLFVTNTERLQRGIEEGIANSILIKVNQIGTVSETFEAIELGRRYGYTSIISHRSGETEDTFIADLAVATGAGQIKTGSASRTDRIAKYNQLLRIEEQLGQTGEFLGLEAVNFGE from the coding sequence ATGACTGAGATTGCTGCCATCCACGCGCGCGAGATTCTGGATTCGCGCGGCAACCCCACGGTCGAAGCAGACGTTCTTCTTGCCGACGGTACGCTCGGCCGCGCCGCTGTTCCCAGCGGAGCTTCCACCGGTGAGCACGAAGCCGTGGAACTGCGTGACGGAGACAAGAGCCACTACCTTGGCAAGGGCGTGCTCAAGGCAGTCGACAACATCGAGTCGGTCATCGCTCCGGAACTGGAAGGCATGGACGCCGCCAACCAGCGCCTGCTCGATGCCACGATGATTGCGCTCGACGGCACCCCCAACAAGGGCCGCCTTGGCGCCAATGCGATTCTCGCCGTCTCCATGGCTGCGGCTCGCGCCTCGGCCAACTCGCTCAAGATTCCTCTTTACCGCTACCTTGGCGGCGCAAACGCTTCCATCCTGCCCACCCCGATGATGAACATCCTCAACGGTGGCGCGCATGCTGACAACAACGTGGACTTCCAGGAATTCATGGTCATGCCCGTCGGCGCGGAACGCTTCAGTGAAGCACTTCGTTGGGGCGCGGAAATCTTCCACACCCTCAAGGGCGTACTCAAGAAGAAGGGCTACAACACCGCGGTCGGCGACGAAGGCGGATTTGCTCCTTCGCTGTCCTCGAACACCGAGGCGATTGAAGTCATTCTCGAAGCCATCGAACTGGCCGGTTATAAGGCCGGCGAAGATGTCGCCATTGCTCTCGATCCCGCTGCCAGCGAGTTCTATGACAAGGAGAAGGGCAAGTACATCTTCAAGAAGTCAGACAAGAGCGAGAAGACCAGCGAGGAGATGGCGCAATACTGGGAGAGCTGGACCCGCCAGTATCCCATCATCTCCATCGAAGACGGCTTTGCTGAGGACGACTGGCAGGGATGGCGCTACTTCACTGAACTGGTTGGCTCGCGCATTCAGTTGGTGGGCGACGATCTCTTCGTGACCAACACTGAGCGCCTGCAGCGCGGCATCGAAGAGGGAATTGCCAACTCGATTCTCATCAAGGTGAATCAGATCGGCACCGTCAGCGAGACCTTTGAGGCCATTGAGCTGGGCCGCCGCTACGGCTATACCTCGATCATTTCGCACCGCAGCGGCGAAACGGAAGACACCTTCATCGCCGACCTGGCAGTGGCCACCGGCGCCGGCCAGATCAAGACCGGATCAGCCTCGCGTACCGATCGCATCGCCAAGTACAACCAGCTTCTCCGCATCGAAGAGCAGCTTGGCCAGACGGGCGAATTCCTCGGACTCGAAGCGGTCAACTTCGGCGAATAA
- a CDS encoding DUF2059 domain-containing protein yields MRYPLLLAAALIASVPAMAQAHPAPSAASKPAPPAHPITDAQAHELLQLSGADALEKQTMTNMMKYLHQVMPPFIPADVIDDIETRLKSADFDAQVIAIYKEHLSTRDAAAAIAFYKTPAGQDLVKQLPAITRESQEAGAKLGQQIAMEVIQAHKAEIQAAAQKYEQQNSAPAAPSSTPASPQSPK; encoded by the coding sequence ATGCGCTACCCTCTGCTTTTGGCCGCGGCTCTCATAGCTTCGGTTCCCGCCATGGCTCAAGCCCATCCCGCCCCATCGGCCGCATCCAAACCCGCGCCGCCCGCACATCCCATCACCGACGCACAGGCCCATGAGCTTCTGCAGTTGTCCGGAGCCGATGCGCTCGAAAAGCAGACCATGACCAACATGATGAAGTATCTCCATCAGGTCATGCCGCCATTCATTCCAGCGGATGTGATCGACGATATTGAGACCCGCCTCAAGAGCGCCGACTTTGATGCGCAGGTGATCGCGATCTACAAAGAACATCTCTCCACGCGCGACGCCGCCGCGGCCATCGCTTTTTATAAGACGCCCGCGGGGCAGGATCTTGTGAAGCAGTTGCCCGCCATCACGCGCGAAAGTCAGGAAGCCGGTGCAAAGCTCGGCCAGCAGATCGCCATGGAAGTGATCCAGGCGCACAAGGCTGAGATTCAGGCGGCCGCGCAAAAGTATGAGCAGCAGAACTCCGCACCTGCTGCGCCTTCTTCCACTCCGGCCTCACCGCAATCGCCAAAATAA
- the gpmI gene encoding 2,3-bisphosphoglycerate-independent phosphoglycerate mutase codes for MSARTKPVVLTVLDGWGYRAETANNAIALARKPTYDKLLAEFPNTLIRAAEHFVGLPDGQMGNSEVGHLNLGAGRVVQMEVTRIDAMIANGDFFNDPKLLDALKKATQNNRALHLFGLVSDGGVHSHQNHLYALLKAARLHGVTRVFVHAFMDGRDTLPTSGAGYLEALQQKMREYQVGKIASVSGRYYAMDRDRRWEREKLAFDAMVKGQTEGGAYHDPVARVRECYQNEVTDEFIVPFVVTDEQGQPVARIQDEDVCIMFNYRADRARQITRVLARNSGLSKEEGRELPGAEDLDVTIPRNEVPKNLHYLCMTQYDKNFSLPSVLLPQSMENLLADVLAQANLRNLRVAETEKYAHVTYFFNGGIEKPFPGEDRILVPSQKVATYDLAPEMSAQGIADTVTKAIQDTAFDVIVVNFANADMVGHSGKLEPTIRGVETVDACLGQLYQAIKQHGGSMLITADHGNAELMVDPVTGGPHTAHTTNPVPFIAVSEHVKQHHLKAGGSLRDVSPTILHMLGLAEPPQMTGTDLVETR; via the coding sequence GTGTCCGCTCGTACCAAACCTGTTGTCCTGACCGTTCTTGATGGATGGGGTTATCGTGCCGAAACCGCCAACAATGCCATCGCATTGGCTCGCAAGCCAACCTATGACAAGCTGCTGGCCGAGTTCCCCAACACGCTCATTCGCGCTGCCGAGCATTTTGTCGGTCTGCCCGATGGCCAGATGGGCAACAGTGAAGTTGGCCACTTGAATCTTGGTGCCGGCCGTGTCGTCCAGATGGAAGTCACCCGCATCGACGCCATGATTGCGAATGGTGATTTCTTCAATGATCCCAAGCTGCTCGACGCCCTCAAAAAAGCAACGCAGAACAATCGCGCCCTGCATCTCTTTGGGCTCGTCTCCGATGGTGGCGTTCACTCGCATCAGAATCACCTGTACGCGCTCCTCAAGGCCGCTCGTCTGCACGGGGTTACCCGCGTCTTCGTGCATGCCTTCATGGATGGCCGCGATACGCTGCCCACCAGCGGCGCGGGCTATCTCGAAGCCCTGCAGCAGAAGATGCGCGAGTATCAGGTGGGCAAAATTGCCAGCGTCAGTGGCCGCTACTACGCCATGGACCGTGACCGCCGCTGGGAACGTGAAAAGCTCGCCTTCGACGCCATGGTGAAAGGCCAGACCGAAGGTGGCGCTTACCACGATCCTGTGGCTCGCGTGCGCGAGTGCTACCAGAACGAAGTCACGGACGAATTTATTGTGCCGTTTGTGGTTACAGATGAGCAGGGGCAGCCCGTCGCCCGCATTCAGGACGAAGATGTCTGCATCATGTTCAACTACCGGGCAGACCGCGCCCGCCAGATCACGCGCGTGCTGGCCCGCAACAGCGGTCTCTCCAAGGAAGAAGGCCGCGAACTGCCTGGAGCGGAAGATCTCGACGTCACCATTCCGCGCAACGAAGTTCCAAAGAACCTGCACTATCTGTGCATGACGCAGTACGACAAGAACTTCTCGCTGCCCTCTGTGTTGTTGCCGCAGTCCATGGAGAACCTGCTCGCCGATGTGCTGGCGCAAGCCAACCTTCGCAACCTGCGCGTCGCCGAAACGGAGAAGTACGCGCACGTCACTTACTTCTTCAATGGCGGCATCGAGAAGCCGTTCCCCGGTGAAGATCGCATCCTGGTTCCATCTCAGAAGGTGGCAACCTATGATCTCGCGCCGGAGATGTCCGCGCAGGGTATCGCCGATACAGTCACCAAGGCCATTCAGGACACGGCCTTCGACGTCATTGTCGTCAACTTCGCCAATGCGGATATGGTGGGTCACTCCGGCAAACTGGAGCCGACCATCCGCGGCGTCGAAACGGTCGATGCCTGCCTCGGCCAGCTTTATCAGGCCATCAAGCAGCATGGCGGTTCCATGCTCATCACGGCCGATCACGGCAATGCAGAGCTGATGGTGGACCCCGTCACCGGCGGCCCGCATACCGCTCACACCACCAATCCCGTGCCGTTCATCGCGGTCTCTGAGCACGTCAAGCAGCATCACCTCAAAGCTGGCGGATCACTGCGTGATGTTTCGCCTACGATCCTGCACATGCTCGGCCTCGCTGAGCCGCCGCAGATGACCGGAACGGATCTGGTGGAAACCAGATAG
- a CDS encoding carboxypeptidase-like regulatory domain-containing protein, whose product MLASAASALPNAPDPAGTAHSGVISGTVVDPTGEPIANAEVNVRGQSLPAPMSTKTDTQGKFTIGGLGSGDYTVTVFATHFLNTTAPTVALGDGEVYRLSITATPIPQSSTTVEVTASEQEIATAQLHLEEKQRILGFVPNFYTSYVWDAAPLDAKQKMALSFHSLLDPFTPFEAAAAAGAEQVAGLQSGYGSGAEGYGKRYGAAYADIFVSRIIGDGLLPSVFRQDPRYFYRGTGSVGSRMWYAARSAFVARGDNGKWEPNYSGLLGDFTSAGISNAYSSPSDRGLGTTLQNGAILVAGDAFEDELLEFLSRKLTHHIPPGAHGK is encoded by the coding sequence ATGCTGGCCTCCGCAGCATCGGCTTTGCCCAATGCTCCCGATCCAGCGGGAACTGCTCATAGCGGAGTCATCAGTGGCACAGTGGTGGACCCGACGGGCGAGCCCATTGCAAATGCTGAAGTAAATGTCCGCGGGCAGTCCTTGCCGGCGCCAATGTCCACCAAAACGGACACACAAGGAAAGTTCACGATCGGCGGCCTCGGTTCCGGCGACTATACCGTCACGGTGTTTGCGACGCACTTCCTCAACACCACGGCGCCTACAGTGGCTCTTGGCGATGGAGAAGTTTACCGGCTCTCCATCACGGCAACACCCATTCCCCAGTCATCCACCACTGTGGAAGTTACGGCTAGCGAGCAGGAGATTGCCACCGCTCAGCTTCACCTCGAAGAGAAACAGCGCATTCTGGGCTTTGTTCCCAACTTCTATACCAGCTATGTCTGGGACGCCGCGCCTCTCGACGCGAAGCAGAAGATGGCTCTTTCCTTTCACTCTCTCCTGGATCCCTTCACGCCCTTTGAAGCCGCAGCCGCGGCCGGCGCAGAGCAGGTGGCTGGTCTCCAGTCAGGCTACGGCAGCGGAGCCGAGGGTTACGGCAAACGGTATGGCGCGGCCTACGCAGACATATTTGTTTCCCGCATCATTGGCGATGGACTCCTGCCTTCTGTCTTCCGCCAGGATCCCCGCTACTTCTATCGCGGCACAGGAAGCGTTGGCTCTCGTATGTGGTATGCGGCCCGCTCGGCCTTCGTTGCGCGCGGAGACAATGGAAAGTGGGAGCCCAACTATTCGGGGCTTCTCGGCGACTTCACCTCTGCCGGCATATCCAACGCCTACAGTTCGCCCAGCGACCGAGGTCTCGGCACCACGCTGCAGAACGGCGCGATTCTGGTTGCCGGAGACGCCTTCGAAGATGAGTTACTCGAATTTCTTTCGCGTAAGCTCACGCATCACATTCCTCCAGGCGCTCATGGCAAATAG